The following coding sequences lie in one Streptomyces sp. NBC_00510 genomic window:
- a CDS encoding LysR family transcriptional regulator, with the protein MAHQNADGNAARPDDGGTAAAPPPGAPLDLGLLRTFLAVYRAGSLTTAARMLRISQPTVTAQVRALEQQLDRQLFERLPRGVAATSVADELAGQVAGPLDALAEVAGRGRPDPEAPPEPVHLAGPAEMVSVRALPVLAPLAARGVLLRITTGLAEDLLEGLHGGRFDLVLSAVRPRGRSLAAVPLMDEEFVLVTTPEWAAGIGRLTCDDPDPLREVPLVAYAEDLPILRRYWRHVFRTRLTARPAVVVPDLRGVLAAVVAGGGATVLPRYLCETELASGALVELLTPEDPPINTGFLVGRAGAPVRAPVTAVRERLLEAARDW; encoded by the coding sequence ATGGCTCATCAGAATGCCGATGGGAACGCAGCCCGCCCCGACGACGGCGGGACGGCTGCCGCCCCGCCCCCCGGCGCGCCTCTGGACCTGGGGCTGCTGCGCACGTTCCTCGCGGTGTACCGGGCCGGTTCCCTCACGACGGCCGCCCGGATGCTGCGCATCTCGCAGCCCACCGTGACCGCGCAGGTGCGTGCGCTGGAGCAGCAGCTCGACCGGCAGCTCTTCGAGCGGCTCCCGCGGGGCGTGGCCGCCACATCCGTGGCCGACGAACTGGCCGGGCAGGTCGCCGGGCCGCTGGACGCGCTGGCCGAGGTCGCCGGCCGTGGTCGTCCGGACCCGGAGGCGCCCCCGGAACCGGTGCACCTGGCGGGGCCGGCGGAGATGGTGTCCGTCCGGGCGCTGCCCGTCCTCGCGCCGCTGGCGGCCCGGGGCGTCCTGCTGCGCATCACGACCGGCCTCGCCGAGGACCTGCTCGAGGGCCTGCACGGCGGCCGCTTCGACCTCGTCCTGTCGGCGGTGCGGCCGCGGGGCCGCTCCCTGGCCGCCGTCCCGCTGATGGACGAGGAGTTCGTCCTGGTGACGACGCCGGAATGGGCCGCCGGGATCGGGCGGCTCACCTGCGACGACCCCGACCCGCTGCGCGAGGTCCCGCTGGTGGCGTACGCCGAGGACCTGCCCATCCTGCGCCGCTACTGGCGCCACGTCTTCCGTACGCGTCTGACCGCCCGGCCCGCCGTCGTCGTCCCGGACCTGCGCGGGGTGCTCGCCGCCGTCGTCGCGGGAGGAGGTGCGACGGTGCTCCCCCGCTACCTGTGCGAGACGGAGCTGGCGTCCGGCGCGCTCGTGGAGTTGCTGACGCCGGAGGACCCGCCCATCAACACCGGCTTCCTGGTCGGACGGGCGGGCGCGCCCGTCCGCGCGCCGGTCACCGCCGTACGCGAACGGCTCCTGGAGGCCGCCCGCGACTGGTGA
- a CDS encoding type 1 glutamine amidotransferase domain-containing protein: MAEILLVVTGADHLTLADGTEHPTGFWAEELTAPYRAFTEAGHRVAVATPGGVVPTADPVSLAPELNGGPAGAAAATAALRAVTALHTPLVLADVDPAHYAAVFYVGGHGPMQDLAGDADSARLLRTVLAQGTPLAAVCHGVAALLAARDSDGVSPFAGYRLTGFSAAEEKQTGLADRLEWLLQDRLVALGADYSAGEPWAPHVVVDRGLHTGQNPASSAALAAAVLKTLG; encoded by the coding sequence ATGGCAGAGATCCTTCTCGTGGTGACCGGCGCCGATCACCTGACGCTGGCCGATGGCACCGAGCACCCCACGGGCTTCTGGGCCGAAGAGCTCACGGCGCCCTACCGCGCCTTCACCGAGGCCGGCCACCGGGTGGCCGTGGCCACCCCCGGCGGCGTCGTCCCCACCGCCGACCCCGTCAGCCTCGCGCCCGAACTCAACGGCGGTCCGGCGGGCGCCGCCGCCGCGACCGCGGCCCTGCGGGCCGTCACCGCACTGCACACCCCGCTGGTTCTGGCGGACGTCGACCCGGCCCACTACGCCGCCGTCTTCTACGTGGGCGGCCACGGCCCGATGCAGGACCTCGCCGGGGACGCCGACTCCGCCCGGCTGCTGCGCACCGTCCTCGCGCAGGGCACCCCGCTGGCCGCGGTCTGCCACGGGGTGGCCGCCCTGCTCGCCGCCCGGGACTCCGACGGCGTGTCGCCGTTCGCCGGCTACCGCCTCACCGGCTTCAGCGCCGCCGAGGAGAAGCAGACCGGGCTGGCCGACCGGCTGGAATGGCTGCTCCAGGACCGGCTCGTCGCGCTCGGCGCCGACTACTCGGCGGGCGAGCCCTGGGCCCCGCACGTCGTCGTCGACCGCGGCCTGCACACCGGGCAGAACCCGGCGTCCTCCGCCGCGCTGGCCGCCGCAGTGCTGAAGACCCTCGGCTGA
- a CDS encoding MFS transporter, whose protein sequence is MRTPPVLPVTADPGRGLVAALGLGAMVVSMMQTLVVPVLGTVQRDLNASAADVSWLTTATLLSAAVCTPLLGRAGDQYGRRPVLLGALALTLIGSVLAALSATLPLLIAGRALQGASTAVFPLAQAVLRDELPARRLPAAMGTVSGTLAFGNGLALVGAGLLTTGPAPDYHRVFWLAAAMSALSLAAVAAVVPPSRVTTGGRLDWLGALGLATTLVLLMLPLSRGTVWGWTSAPTLGCLAAGALAAAAWIRVERAAADPLVDVRMLVHRPVLFANLAGLLLGYAMFSQFILVSALVQIPPAAGYGFGASVLRASVQYLLPPALASLAAARLGGLLVRRTGPRRTLAMGAAVGAVGFALSATAHGRGALVVGAAVLVGVAIAFGFTALPAALLTAVPPEHTGAANGVNSVARSVGSSLAGALVATLVAAGPPGHAPAESRFTLCFALAAGAFVLVAAFARFGMTTPGGGIVSRHDAQEVSTAGPVRPLTPISTPPEGTQVVPGPER, encoded by the coding sequence ATGCGAACACCTCCGGTGCTCCCGGTCACGGCGGACCCGGGCCGTGGCCTCGTCGCCGCCCTCGGTCTCGGCGCCATGGTCGTCTCGATGATGCAGACCCTGGTGGTGCCGGTCCTCGGCACCGTCCAGCGGGACCTGAACGCCTCGGCCGCCGACGTCAGCTGGCTCACCACCGCGACCCTGCTGTCGGCCGCCGTGTGCACACCCCTGCTCGGCAGGGCCGGCGACCAGTACGGAAGACGACCCGTCCTGCTCGGCGCACTTGCCCTCACCCTGATCGGCTCGGTCCTGGCCGCCCTCTCCGCGACACTGCCCCTGCTCATAGCGGGACGTGCCTTGCAGGGCGCGTCCACCGCGGTGTTCCCGCTGGCCCAGGCCGTGCTCCGCGACGAACTGCCCGCCAGGCGCCTGCCCGCGGCGATGGGCACGGTCAGCGGCACCCTCGCCTTCGGCAACGGCCTGGCGCTGGTGGGCGCCGGCCTCCTCACCACAGGACCCGCGCCCGACTACCACCGCGTCTTCTGGCTGGCGGCCGCGATGTCCGCGCTCAGCCTGGCAGCGGTCGCCGCCGTCGTCCCGCCGTCGCGCGTGACGACCGGCGGACGCCTCGACTGGCTCGGAGCGCTGGGCCTGGCCACGACGCTCGTCCTGCTGATGCTCCCGCTGTCCCGCGGCACGGTGTGGGGCTGGACCTCCGCGCCCACTCTGGGCTGCCTCGCTGCGGGCGCCCTGGCGGCGGCCGCCTGGATCCGGGTGGAGCGGGCCGCGGCCGATCCGCTGGTGGACGTGCGGATGCTCGTCCACCGGCCGGTGCTCTTCGCCAACCTGGCCGGGTTGCTGCTCGGATACGCCATGTTCTCGCAGTTCATCCTCGTCTCGGCGCTGGTGCAGATACCGCCCGCCGCCGGGTACGGCTTCGGGGCCTCCGTCCTGCGTGCCTCGGTCCAGTACCTCCTGCCGCCCGCGCTGGCCTCGCTTGCCGCCGCCCGGCTCGGCGGCCTCCTGGTACGCCGGACCGGACCGCGACGCACCCTGGCCATGGGCGCGGCGGTGGGCGCCGTCGGGTTCGCGCTGTCGGCGACCGCCCACGGCAGGGGCGCCCTGGTCGTCGGGGCCGCCGTGCTCGTGGGCGTCGCCATCGCCTTCGGCTTCACCGCGCTGCCCGCGGCCTTGCTCACCGCAGTGCCGCCGGAGCACACCGGGGCCGCCAACGGCGTCAACTCCGTCGCCCGTTCCGTGGGCAGTTCGCTGGCCGGCGCCCTGGTGGCCACCCTCGTGGCCGCCGGACCCCCGGGCCACGCACCCGCCGAGAGCCGCTTCACGCTCTGCTTCGCCCTGGCCGCAGGCGCGTTCGTTCTCGTTGCGGCGTTCGCCCGCTTCGGCATGACCACGCCCGGCGGCGGCATCGTCTCGCGCCACGACGCGCAGGAGGTGAGCACTGCCGGACCGGTCCGGCCCCTCACCCCCATTTCCACTCCCCCGGAGGGCACCCAGGTTGTCCCCGGACCAGAAAGGTGA
- a CDS encoding SDR family NAD(P)-dependent oxidoreductase — MATILITGASDGLGRALAEDLAADGGHTLLLHGRDPDRLAEVAAATGGEPHRADLSSLAEVRRLAAGIAARHDRLDVLVNNAGIGFHAEGTRRQTSADGHELRLAVNYLAPMMLTRELLPLLHRAAPSRIVNVASIGQQPLDLDDPELTRDYTDVAAYCRSKLALICHGLDLADELSGTGITVNSVHPATFMPTAMSRRSGMDVVDSLEQGVAATRRLVDAPALAGVTGRYFEGEKEARAAAEAYDTEYRRRLAAVTASLL; from the coding sequence ATGGCCACGATCCTCATCACCGGCGCCTCCGACGGGCTCGGCCGCGCCCTCGCGGAGGACCTCGCCGCCGACGGCGGGCACACCCTGCTGCTGCACGGCCGCGACCCCGATCGCCTCGCCGAGGTCGCCGCGGCCACCGGTGGCGAGCCCCACCGGGCCGACCTTTCCTCCCTCGCCGAAGTCCGGCGCCTGGCCGCCGGCATCGCCGCCCGGCACGACCGGCTGGACGTGCTCGTCAACAACGCCGGCATCGGCTTCCACGCGGAGGGCACCCGGCGGCAGACCTCCGCCGACGGACACGAACTACGCCTCGCCGTCAACTACCTGGCACCGATGATGCTGACCCGGGAACTCCTCCCCCTGCTCCACCGCGCGGCACCCTCCCGGATCGTGAACGTCGCCTCCATCGGCCAGCAGCCGCTCGACCTCGACGACCCCGAACTCACCCGCGACTACACCGACGTCGCCGCCTACTGCCGCTCCAAGCTGGCGCTCATCTGCCACGGCCTCGACCTCGCCGATGAACTCTCCGGCACCGGCATCACCGTCAACAGCGTGCACCCGGCGACCTTCATGCCCACCGCCATGTCCCGGCGCTCGGGGATGGACGTCGTCGACTCCCTGGAGCAGGGCGTCGCGGCCACGCGGCGCCTGGTCGACGCTCCCGCGCTGGCGGGCGTCACAGGGCGGTACTTCGAGGGCGAGAAGGAGGCCCGGGCGGCCGCCGAGGCCTACGACACGGAGTACCGCCGGCGCCTCGCCGCGGTGACCGCGTCGCTGCTCTGA
- a CDS encoding thioesterase: protein MRYEVTDADTATTLGSGDVPVLSTPQLVAWLEAETVHAAAPFTAAGQTTVGTALRIRHVRATPVGGKVDVFAEPPPSPTGRRLTFRVRAVDDWGRLVATGEIDRAVVDRERFLAAALDPEHPAEPS from the coding sequence ATGCGCTACGAGGTGACCGATGCCGACACCGCGACGACGTTGGGCAGCGGCGACGTACCCGTCCTGTCCACACCGCAGCTCGTCGCCTGGCTTGAGGCGGAGACGGTGCACGCCGCGGCGCCCTTCACGGCGGCGGGACAGACGACGGTGGGGACGGCACTGCGGATCCGGCACGTCCGCGCCACACCGGTCGGCGGCAAGGTCGACGTCTTCGCCGAGCCCCCGCCCTCCCCCACCGGCCGGCGCCTCACCTTCCGGGTGCGGGCCGTCGACGACTGGGGCCGGCTCGTCGCGACGGGCGAGATCGACCGTGCCGTCGTCGACAGGGAACGTTTCCTTGCGGCCGCGCTTGATCCGGAGCACCCCGCCGAGCCGTCCTGA
- a CDS encoding DUF488 family protein, translating into MAGRFGYRRIYEDASSQEGKRVLVDRLWPRGVSKERAHLDEWLRDVAPSADLRHWYHHDTERFPEFRERYIAELEDPDHRPAVEHLRDLAAHDKVTLLTATKDVDHSEAAVLARWLDTAGSEGR; encoded by the coding sequence ATGGCCGGACGGTTCGGCTACCGGAGGATCTACGAGGACGCCTCGTCCCAGGAGGGCAAACGCGTCCTCGTCGACCGGCTGTGGCCCCGGGGCGTGAGCAAGGAGCGGGCGCACCTCGACGAGTGGCTCCGCGACGTGGCACCGTCGGCCGACCTCCGTCACTGGTACCACCACGACACGGAACGCTTCCCCGAGTTCCGCGAACGCTACATCGCCGAACTGGAGGACCCCGATCACCGGCCGGCCGTCGAGCACCTGCGCGACCTCGCCGCCCATGACAAGGTCACCTTGCTCACCGCCACCAAGGACGTCGACCACAGCGAGGCGGCAGTGCTCGCCCGGTGGCTGGACACCGCGGGGTCCGAGGGCCGCTAG
- a CDS encoding SpoIIE family protein phosphatase — MHAAESGGTHRSPEAHRGAVISVDPEGRVDGWSAGAESILGYRRDEVIGRPALDLADDDARQALAIGLTGRRWENRAVLRDKAGRPVEVDVLIRPASADGRSTVWFVSGPSGPAADDDSGGGGGGGGGMVERAWSQSSAAIVVWSPGLRLLWANERTCRLFNADVDRMRGRRLTEILTPDSQHYAVEEALRRARDTGTTQYVVTHEQVPGEKRPHEWALHIDPLRDEDGTVVGLCSMARDNSAEFWARRRLILLNDARRSIGLSLDVGSTAQELTELAVPDLADVAMVHLLPRALGAGGAASRDPVEVRLVAASGRALPPASPSWHVVDRRSLPGRALSERRAVRVDLPHEAAAWAGREGGFDRDARGGAICVPLTARGGTLGVVTFLRRGAAFDSDDLLLAEELAATTAISVDNARNFQREHSTALTLQQSLLPREPPAQNAVDAAYGYRPADLAAGVGGDWFDVIPLSGARVALVMGDVVGHGVRAAATMGRLRSVVRTLADIDLPPEELLTRLDDIVNRLDQETEANAPDPEVGASVLYAVYDPVSRRCRMARAAHVEPLLVLPDGTSRRVELPEGPPLGLGGLPFESAEVTLPEDCLLVLFTDGLVKSRHQDLDEGIARLQTSLAAATSSITAVCDDIMGALLPGDGSDDAALLVARPRALGAADVAHWDVPADPSAVAAVREEATAKLAAWGLEDRAFATELIVSELVTNALRHGRAPIRLRLIKDRSLICEVTDGSNAAPHLRRARTFDEGGRGLFLVAQLSSRWGSRPTELGKIIWSEQQLDQAG, encoded by the coding sequence ATGCACGCAGCGGAATCGGGGGGCACACACCGGAGTCCGGAAGCGCACCGAGGGGCGGTCATCTCCGTCGACCCCGAGGGCCGCGTCGACGGATGGAGCGCGGGGGCCGAGAGCATCCTCGGCTACCGCAGGGACGAGGTGATCGGCCGGCCCGCACTGGACCTCGCCGACGACGACGCGCGCCAGGCCCTGGCGATCGGCCTGACCGGCCGCCGCTGGGAGAACCGGGCCGTGCTCCGGGACAAGGCGGGCCGTCCCGTGGAGGTGGACGTGCTGATCCGGCCGGCGTCCGCGGACGGCAGGTCCACCGTCTGGTTCGTCAGCGGGCCGTCCGGTCCGGCGGCGGACGACGACAGCGGCGGCGGCGGCGGCGGCGGCGGCGGCATGGTGGAGCGGGCTTGGTCCCAGTCGTCCGCCGCCATCGTCGTGTGGTCACCAGGACTGCGCCTGCTGTGGGCGAACGAACGCACCTGCCGGCTGTTCAACGCCGACGTCGACCGCATGCGGGGACGCCGGCTCACGGAGATCCTCACCCCCGACAGCCAGCACTACGCCGTCGAGGAAGCGCTCCGCCGCGCCCGCGACACCGGAACGACACAGTACGTCGTCACCCACGAGCAGGTGCCCGGGGAGAAGCGGCCCCATGAATGGGCCCTCCACATCGACCCTCTCCGGGACGAGGACGGCACCGTGGTGGGCCTGTGCTCCATGGCACGCGACAACTCCGCGGAATTCTGGGCCCGCCGGCGCCTGATCCTCCTCAACGACGCCCGCCGCAGCATCGGGCTCTCCCTCGACGTGGGAAGCACGGCCCAGGAGCTCACCGAGCTCGCGGTGCCCGACCTCGCCGACGTCGCCATGGTGCATCTGCTGCCTCGGGCGCTCGGAGCCGGCGGTGCCGCCTCGCGCGACCCGGTGGAGGTCCGGCTCGTGGCGGCGAGCGGCCGCGCGCTGCCCCCGGCCTCACCCTCCTGGCACGTGGTGGACCGCCGGTCCCTGCCCGGTCGCGCCCTGTCCGAGCGCAGAGCCGTACGGGTCGACCTGCCGCACGAGGCCGCGGCCTGGGCCGGGCGGGAGGGCGGCTTCGACCGGGACGCGCGCGGAGGGGCCATCTGCGTGCCGCTGACGGCCCGGGGCGGCACCCTGGGGGTGGTGACGTTCCTGCGCCGCGGGGCGGCGTTCGACTCCGACGACCTGCTGCTCGCCGAGGAACTGGCCGCCACGACCGCCATCTCCGTCGACAACGCCCGCAATTTCCAGCGCGAGCACAGTACCGCCCTGACGCTGCAGCAGAGCCTGCTGCCCAGGGAACCACCCGCCCAGAACGCGGTCGACGCCGCCTACGGCTACCGGCCCGCCGACCTCGCCGCGGGGGTGGGCGGCGACTGGTTCGACGTGATCCCGCTGTCCGGCGCACGCGTCGCCCTGGTCATGGGCGACGTCGTCGGGCACGGGGTGCGTGCGGCCGCGACGATGGGACGCCTGCGCTCGGTCGTACGTACCCTCGCCGACATCGACCTCCCGCCGGAGGAGCTGCTCACCCGCCTCGACGACATCGTGAACCGGCTGGACCAGGAGACGGAGGCCAACGCCCCCGATCCGGAGGTCGGGGCGTCGGTCCTCTACGCGGTGTACGACCCCGTCTCGCGCCGGTGCCGGATGGCCCGGGCCGCCCACGTGGAACCGCTGCTGGTGCTGCCGGACGGCACGAGCCGCCGGGTGGAACTCCCGGAGGGACCTCCGCTGGGCCTCGGGGGGCTCCCGTTCGAGTCGGCCGAGGTCACCCTGCCCGAGGACTGCCTGCTCGTCCTGTTCACCGACGGGCTGGTCAAATCCCGGCACCAGGACCTCGACGAGGGGATCGCCAGGCTGCAGACGTCCCTCGCCGCGGCCACGTCCTCGATCACGGCGGTCTGCGACGACATCATGGGCGCCCTGCTGCCCGGGGACGGCAGCGACGACGCCGCGCTGCTGGTCGCGCGCCCCCGCGCACTGGGCGCGGCCGACGTCGCCCACTGGGACGTACCGGCCGATCCTTCCGCCGTCGCGGCGGTACGCGAGGAGGCGACCGCGAAACTCGCCGCCTGGGGGCTGGAGGACCGGGCGTTCGCCACCGAGCTCATCGTCAGCGAGCTGGTCACCAACGCCCTGCGGCACGGACGCGCCCCCATCCGCCTGCGGCTCATCAAGGACCGTTCCCTGATCTGCGAGGTCACCGACGGGAGCAACGCCGCCCCTCACCTGCGCCGGGCGCGCACCTTCGACGAGGGCGGCCGCGGACTCTTCCTGGTGGCTCAGCTGTCCTCCCGCTGGGGCAGCCGGCCGACGGAACTCGGGAAGATCATCTGGTCGGAACAGCAGCTGGACCAGGCAGGCTGA
- the murQ gene encoding N-acetylmuramic acid 6-phosphate etherase — MDLSTLGTETRNERTAELDRMPVSELLSVMNAEDQTVALAVREALPEIGTAVEAITESLRRGGRLIYLGAGTSGRIGLLDAVECPPTFGTAPEQVVGLLSGGPGAFIVAVEGAEDEPARAIADLDEIGVGDRDTVVGLAASGRTPYVIGGLKHAATRGAVTVSVACNRDALVSRYADVPIEVPTGPEILTGSTRLKGGTAEKMVCNMLSTAAMVRLGKVYGNLMVDVRATNNKLVDRARRMVVQATGADPDIAAEALSAAGGHAKTAIVMLLTGASAEEAARRIEEAHGDTRTAAGQA, encoded by the coding sequence GTGGACCTCAGCACACTCGGCACCGAGACCCGCAACGAGCGGACCGCCGAACTGGACCGGATGCCGGTCTCCGAACTCCTGTCCGTGATGAACGCCGAGGACCAGACCGTCGCCCTCGCCGTCCGCGAGGCCCTCCCCGAGATCGGCACCGCCGTCGAGGCCATCACCGAGTCCCTGCGCCGCGGCGGCCGCCTGATCTACCTCGGCGCCGGCACCAGCGGCCGCATCGGCCTGCTCGACGCCGTCGAGTGCCCGCCGACCTTCGGCACCGCGCCCGAGCAGGTCGTGGGCCTGCTCTCCGGCGGCCCCGGCGCGTTCATCGTCGCCGTCGAGGGTGCCGAGGACGAGCCCGCCAGGGCGATCGCCGACCTGGACGAGATCGGCGTCGGCGACCGGGACACCGTCGTCGGCCTCGCCGCGAGCGGCCGCACCCCGTACGTCATCGGCGGCCTCAAGCACGCCGCGACGCGGGGCGCCGTCACCGTCTCCGTGGCCTGCAACCGCGACGCCCTCGTCAGCCGCTACGCCGACGTTCCGATCGAGGTGCCCACCGGCCCGGAGATCCTCACCGGCTCCACCCGGCTCAAGGGCGGCACCGCGGAGAAGATGGTCTGCAACATGCTCTCCACCGCCGCGATGGTCCGCCTCGGCAAGGTCTACGGGAACCTCATGGTCGACGTGCGCGCCACCAACAACAAGCTCGTCGACCGCGCCCGGCGCATGGTCGTGCAGGCCACCGGCGCCGACCCCGACATCGCCGCCGAGGCCCTGAGCGCCGCGGGCGGCCACGCCAAGACGGCCATCGTGATGCTGCTGACCGGCGCCTCCGCCGAGGAGGCCGCCCGGCGCATCGAGGAGGCCCACGGCGACACCCGTACCGCCGCGGGCCAGGCCTGA
- a CDS encoding MurR/RpiR family transcriptional regulator, which yields MASQDPTRTSAQPAQESATGGDTLARIRAALPGLAPSERRVAEAVLADPAQAAELSISALAERATTSVATVMRFCRTMKLGNYPQLRLALAAAAAREHALGGERPTPGTDISATDTLEQIVHKIVYNEVRALEDSGAGLDIEALGRAVDAVAGARRVDIFGIGASAFVGQDLHQKLHRIGHMAFIWTDRHAALTAAALLGPGDVALAISHSGETEDTVEPLQAAAERGATTIALTNVPGSTLADGADLVLATCARETPFRSGATVSRIAQLAVIDCLFVGVAQRSYDATTAALQKTYGAVQRRRRPQPQRRTPADD from the coding sequence ATGGCCTCCCAGGACCCGACCCGCACCTCCGCGCAGCCGGCCCAGGAGTCCGCCACCGGCGGCGACACCCTGGCGCGCATCCGCGCGGCCCTGCCCGGCCTGGCGCCCTCCGAGCGACGGGTGGCCGAGGCCGTCCTGGCCGATCCGGCACAGGCGGCGGAGCTGTCCATCAGCGCCCTCGCCGAACGGGCCACCACCTCGGTCGCCACGGTCATGCGGTTCTGCCGGACGATGAAACTGGGCAACTACCCGCAACTGCGGCTGGCGCTGGCCGCGGCCGCAGCCCGCGAGCACGCGCTCGGCGGCGAGCGCCCGACCCCGGGCACCGACATCAGCGCCACCGACACCCTCGAACAGATCGTCCACAAGATCGTCTACAACGAGGTCCGCGCCCTGGAGGACTCCGGGGCCGGACTGGACATCGAAGCGCTCGGCCGCGCCGTCGACGCCGTCGCGGGCGCCCGGCGCGTGGACATCTTCGGCATCGGCGCCAGCGCCTTCGTCGGCCAGGACCTGCACCAGAAGCTGCACCGCATCGGCCACATGGCGTTCATCTGGACCGACCGCCACGCGGCCCTGACCGCCGCCGCCCTGCTCGGCCCCGGCGACGTGGCCCTGGCCATCTCCCACTCCGGGGAGACCGAGGACACCGTCGAGCCCCTCCAGGCGGCCGCCGAACGCGGCGCCACCACCATCGCCCTCACCAACGTCCCGGGCTCCACCCTCGCCGACGGCGCCGACCTGGTGCTCGCCACCTGCGCCCGCGAGACCCCCTTCCGGTCCGGCGCGACCGTCAGCCGGATCGCCCAACTCGCTGTGATCGACTGCCTGTTCGTCGGCGTCGCCCAGCGCTCCTACGACGCCACGACCGCGGCGCTGCAGAAGACCTACGGGGCCGTGCAACGCCGCAGGCGCCCGCAGCCCCAGCGCCGCACCCCGGCGGACGACTGA